From one Halosimplex rubrum genomic stretch:
- a CDS encoding SDR family NAD(P)-dependent oxidoreductase, with product MSLDDTHTPVTVEGKTAVLIGATSGIGRAIALAFAAEGADVVATSRSAERVANTAEEIRERGAETMEVTCDATDREDVVALRDAVGEAFGSIDVLVYAPSYIAREPIDEVTDEQWDDVFDVQLKGAYRATQLFAEAMDEGSILHVASESARSAIPNLAAYSVAKGGLDTLVRVAAEELGPEIRVNAVRPGFVESEQTQGTYTEGEPRFETIRERTTQERLGRPAEIAGAAVYLASDAASYTTGEIVAVDDGFGAATFEE from the coding sequence ATGTCACTGGACGACACGCACACGCCGGTCACGGTCGAGGGCAAGACGGCGGTCCTGATCGGGGCGACGAGCGGGATCGGGCGGGCGATCGCGCTCGCGTTCGCCGCGGAGGGGGCGGACGTGGTCGCGACCTCGCGTTCGGCCGAGCGCGTCGCGAACACTGCCGAGGAGATCCGCGAACGCGGTGCGGAGACGATGGAAGTCACCTGCGACGCCACCGACCGCGAGGACGTGGTCGCGCTCCGGGACGCCGTCGGCGAGGCGTTCGGTAGTATCGACGTGCTCGTCTACGCCCCCAGCTACATCGCTCGCGAGCCGATCGACGAGGTCACCGACGAGCAGTGGGACGACGTGTTCGACGTGCAACTGAAGGGCGCCTACCGCGCGACGCAACTGTTCGCCGAGGCGATGGACGAGGGGTCGATCCTCCACGTCGCCTCGGAGTCGGCCCGCTCTGCGATCCCGAACCTCGCGGCGTACTCCGTCGCCAAGGGCGGGCTGGACACGCTCGTCCGGGTCGCCGCCGAGGAACTCGGCCCGGAGATCAGGGTCAACGCCGTCCGGCCGGGGTTCGTCGAGAGCGAGCAGACCCAGGGCACCTACACGGAGGGCGAGCCGCGCTTCGAGACGATCAGGGAGCGGACGACCCAGGAGCGGCTGGGCCGACCGGCGGAGATCGCGGGGGCCGCGGTCTACCTGGCGAGCGACGCGGCGAGCTACACGACCGGGGAGATCGTCGCCGTCGACGACGGGTTCGGGGCCGCGACGTTCGAAGAGTAG
- the thrC gene encoding threonine synthase — protein MSAHLDLDEPEPAVADDGVWLTCIECGETFAPFAEIRYTCDDCDGLLEVRYADLPTWDDFGAGGSPESGPYGVWRYSAGLPFEEGVSLPEGGTPLHYVPRIEEEVGVNNLRIKHEGMNPTGSFKDRGMTVGVRVAKEVGVDRLACASTGNTSAALAAYGARGGMETLVLLPAGKVAAGKVAQASLHGARILEVDGNFDSCLDIVQDLAARGEAYLLNSLNPFRLEGQKTIGLEIMERFHADEGTYPDRIVLPVGNAGNTAALYKCFRELRKAGAIDEGDVPKLTGVQAEGSAPMVEAVEEGNDEVRRWEDVETRATAIRIGNPVNAPKALPGIRETGGTAVAVSDEAITDAQRSLAQEGVGVEPASAASLAGLRKLRESGEIGADEDVVCLTTGHLLKDPDAAYEAGGDPEPVPNDTEAVLDHLGE, from the coding sequence ATGAGCGCGCATCTGGACCTCGACGAGCCCGAGCCCGCCGTCGCCGACGACGGCGTCTGGCTCACCTGCATCGAGTGCGGCGAGACGTTCGCTCCCTTCGCCGAGATCCGTTACACCTGCGACGACTGCGACGGCCTGCTGGAGGTTCGCTACGCCGACCTCCCGACGTGGGACGACTTCGGCGCCGGCGGCTCGCCCGAGAGCGGCCCCTACGGCGTCTGGCGCTACTCGGCGGGCCTCCCCTTCGAGGAGGGCGTCTCCCTGCCCGAGGGTGGGACGCCGCTGCACTACGTCCCGCGCATCGAGGAGGAGGTCGGCGTGAACAACCTGCGGATCAAACACGAGGGGATGAACCCGACGGGGAGCTTCAAGGACCGCGGGATGACCGTCGGCGTCCGCGTGGCGAAGGAGGTCGGCGTCGATCGGCTGGCCTGCGCGTCGACCGGCAACACCAGCGCCGCGCTGGCCGCGTACGGCGCCCGCGGCGGCATGGAGACGCTCGTGCTCCTGCCCGCCGGGAAGGTCGCCGCCGGGAAGGTCGCCCAGGCGAGCCTCCACGGCGCCCGCATCCTCGAAGTCGACGGCAACTTCGACTCCTGTCTCGACATCGTGCAGGATCTGGCCGCCCGCGGCGAGGCGTACCTGCTCAACTCGCTGAACCCCTTCCGTCTGGAGGGCCAGAAGACCATCGGCCTGGAGATCATGGAGCGGTTCCACGCCGACGAGGGGACCTATCCCGACCGGATCGTCCTCCCGGTCGGTAACGCCGGCAACACCGCGGCGCTGTACAAGTGCTTCCGCGAACTCCGGAAAGCGGGCGCCATCGACGAGGGCGACGTGCCGAAACTCACCGGCGTGCAGGCCGAGGGGTCCGCGCCGATGGTCGAGGCCGTCGAGGAGGGCAACGACGAGGTGCGCCGCTGGGAGGACGTCGAGACGCGCGCGACCGCCATCCGCATCGGCAACCCCGTCAACGCCCCGAAGGCGCTGCCGGGCATCCGCGAGACGGGCGGCACCGCCGTCGCCGTCTCCGACGAGGCGATCACCGACGCCCAGCGCTCGCTCGCTCAGGAGGGCGTCGGCGTCGAACCCGCCTCCGCCGCCTCCCTCGCCGGTCTCCGCAAGCTCCGCGAGTCCGGCGAGATCGGGGCGGACGAGGACGTGGTCTGCCTGACGACGGGCCACCTGCTCAAGGACCCCGACGCCGCCTACGAGGCCGGCGGCGACCCCGAGCCCGTGCCCAACGACACCGAGGCCGTCCTCGACCACCTCGGCGAGTAA